From Sulfuracidifex tepidarius, one genomic window encodes:
- the cdvB1/B2 gene encoding cell division protein CdvB1/B2, with the protein MFGKDFQKIWGDSESGSSLFGKSYKPKEPLKYALVHSQYKLSSMISRLDAHISRMQERDRTLFERVIEAQMSKDTARAAMYANEVAEIRKATKQLMITQVALEQVKLRMETISEIGDVFVNLIPVVGVVNQLKTTLKGVMPEISLELSELGDGLQEVVMESGEFMGGSSYTAAESPEARKILEEATAVAEQKMKEQFPDLPSSSLPLTARQKA; encoded by the coding sequence ATGTTTGGAAAGGATTTCCAAAAGATTTGGGGAGATTCAGAATCAGGATCAAGCTTATTCGGGAAAAGTTATAAGCCCAAGGAGCCCTTGAAGTACGCTTTAGTCCACTCCCAGTATAAACTCAGCTCAATGATAAGTAGACTTGACGCCCACATATCTAGAATGCAGGAAAGAGATAGAACCCTCTTTGAGAGAGTAATAGAAGCGCAGATGAGCAAGGATACAGCTAGAGCTGCAATGTACGCAAACGAGGTAGCTGAAATAAGGAAGGCAACGAAGCAACTTATGATAACACAAGTAGCTTTAGAACAAGTTAAACTCAGAATGGAGACTATAAGTGAAATAGGTGATGTGTTCGTTAATCTCATACCAGTTGTAGGAGTTGTGAATCAATTAAAGACCACTTTGAAAGGAGTCATGCCAGAGATCTCTCTTGAGCTGTCAGAGCTAGGAGACGGTCTACAAGAGGTAGTTATGGAATCTGGAGAATTCATGGGTGGTTCATCATATACTGCAGCAGAATCGCCAGAAGCGAGAAAGATCCTGGAGGAAGCAACTGCAGTAGCAGAGCAGAAGATGAAGGAGCAGTTCCCAGATCTCCCATCTTCGAGCCTTCCTCTTACCGCAAGGCAGAAGGCTTGA
- a CDS encoding helix-turn-helix domain-containing protein: protein MNYEINEKSFLLKRFLIVAYALSEADVDAFLRIVNSAEGKDVDSISSDLGISKSRASLILKKLSDAGLIEKQKSPVNKGGRPKFMYSVNKQELRSKLSRKALEVCQDLQGIVSSI from the coding sequence GTGAATTATGAAATTAACGAAAAAAGTTTTTTATTGAAGAGATTCTTGATAGTAGCTTACGCCTTGTCAGAGGCAGACGTTGATGCCTTCCTGAGGATAGTTAACAGTGCTGAGGGTAAGGACGTAGATTCGATATCTAGCGATTTAGGTATAAGTAAGAGCAGGGCAAGCCTGATACTGAAGAAGTTGTCTGACGCTGGGCTCATTGAAAAACAGAAAAGCCCAGTAAATAAGGGAGGCAGACCTAAGTTCATGTATTCTGTCAATAAGCAGGAACTCAGGTCTAAGTTATCGAGAAAAGCTCTAGAGGTTTGTCAGGACTTACAGGGGATAGTGTCCTCTATATAG
- a CDS encoding 4Fe-4S binding protein has protein sequence MNYLDMELWGVASLMALFSIYLLYLVKKGIDGIPLIIVIYLAGSMISMFLPLSYYFSAPTITNLATVLASSSGYMILGLIPIVYLITKNSKPKLRDKWFAIGIFTAIMAISEASMGQAFYSIIYHSFGNLLLGVQNYWYQATMVAEMLFTLAYGFTKLDRGLRSLLLFTLPVMAVSPAIIDVKSYVFTAVWISASFMIIATVAIYEILYKERLRASSYTFTAIELMIVYALMMSGEFVYYLTGSWYVYDFAMLSGMFWFIYRGIQGPSSIKGSYIKDQKLAFSIIALTFVMEWFMGGVLDFEEGVLSPGVSGFISSLSLGFVSPLSYFGLGSLFDFLSIFGTVTGSAWFLVMMGTEMGLLAAFRIKELKNKENKIRFLLMIGAFAIYTVYLPSFSPISNEIQYIPYMWSMGLGTNGPVTSSVLLSGIIGTYAVSAILSFMFGSRQICSVTCSAPLMYQGTFYDSTKAFNRKSSLGRKTLTSKLKPWFKFIILGVWATYLASAVLSYLNSLNLISFSIFGNDATVFLYSFFFNFLWYVVFISIPFMGTYACATQGWCSWGSFNQAVSSIGFWRLKARDPSVCLNCKTVDCAKACPVGLTDMRASFMKKGEFKSFKCIGVGDCVEACPHDNILFYDVRHWLRDKIRKKEKQSKVG, from the coding sequence ATGAATTATCTTGATATGGAATTGTGGGGAGTAGCTTCTTTGATGGCTCTCTTTTCTATTTACCTACTTTACTTGGTCAAGAAGGGAATAGATGGAATTCCCTTAATTATCGTCATATATCTGGCAGGAAGTATGATATCGATGTTTCTTCCTTTATCTTATTACTTCTCAGCTCCGACGATAACCAACTTAGCTACAGTACTAGCTTCAAGTAGCGGATATATGATCTTAGGCCTTATACCTATAGTCTATCTCATAACTAAGAATTCGAAACCAAAACTTAGAGATAAATGGTTTGCGATAGGTATTTTTACAGCTATCATGGCAATAAGCGAAGCGTCAATGGGACAAGCGTTCTATTCTATTATTTATCACAGTTTTGGCAATCTACTTTTAGGCGTTCAAAATTATTGGTATCAAGCTACAATGGTAGCTGAAATGCTCTTTACTTTAGCTTATGGGTTCACTAAACTTGATCGTGGGTTACGTAGCTTGCTCTTATTTACCCTTCCTGTCATGGCTGTATCTCCTGCGATAATAGACGTCAAATCATATGTTTTCACCGCTGTCTGGATTTCCGCTTCTTTCATGATAATAGCAACTGTGGCCATTTACGAGATACTGTATAAGGAAAGACTGAGGGCATCCAGCTACACCTTTACTGCAATTGAGCTCATGATAGTTTATGCGTTGATGATGAGCGGAGAGTTCGTCTACTATCTCACTGGGTCTTGGTATGTGTATGACTTTGCCATGCTAAGTGGAATGTTTTGGTTCATCTACAGAGGCATCCAAGGCCCATCTTCAATAAAAGGGAGCTACATCAAAGACCAGAAGCTTGCCTTCTCCATTATTGCATTGACGTTCGTAATGGAGTGGTTCATGGGTGGAGTCCTCGACTTTGAAGAAGGTGTGCTTTCTCCTGGAGTAAGCGGATTTATATCATCGCTTTCTCTTGGTTTCGTATCTCCCCTTTCCTATTTTGGATTAGGCTCTCTCTTCGACTTCCTGTCAATCTTCGGTACAGTCACCGGATCAGCTTGGTTCCTAGTCATGATGGGTACTGAGATGGGACTTCTAGCAGCGTTCAGGATCAAGGAGTTGAAGAACAAAGAGAATAAAATTAGATTCCTTCTCATGATAGGAGCTTTCGCAATTTACACTGTCTATCTCCCTTCTTTCTCCCCCATAAGCAACGAAATACAGTACATCCCCTACATGTGGAGCATGGGACTGGGTACTAACGGTCCAGTAACTTCCTCTGTTCTTCTCTCTGGAATAATAGGCACTTACGCTGTATCTGCGATTCTCTCCTTCATGTTCGGTTCAAGACAGATATGTTCGGTCACGTGTTCAGCTCCTTTAATGTATCAAGGGACATTTTATGACTCTACAAAGGCCTTTAACAGGAAATCATCCCTAGGGAGAAAGACCTTGACCTCTAAGCTCAAGCCATGGTTCAAGTTCATTATACTGGGAGTATGGGCTACATATCTGGCTTCAGCTGTCCTCTCTTACCTTAACTCACTAAATCTAATCTCCTTCAGCATTTTCGGTAATGACGCAACTGTGTTCCTTTACTCGTTCTTCTTTAATTTCCTATGGTATGTTGTGTTCATTTCAATTCCGTTCATGGGGACATACGCTTGCGCGACTCAAGGATGGTGCAGTTGGGGCTCTTTCAACCAAGCAGTGTCGTCTATAGGTTTCTGGAGATTGAAAGCAAGGGATCCTTCTGTCTGTCTGAACTGTAAGACAGTGGATTGTGCAAAAGCGTGTCCAGTGGGTCTCACTGACATGAGGGCGTCCTTTATGAAGAAAGGAGAATTTAAATCCTTCAAGTGTATAGGAGTTGGTGACTGCGTTGAAGCTTGCCCTCATGATAATATATTGTTCTATGACGTACGCCACTGGTTGAGAGATAAAATTAGGAAAAAAGAGAAACAAAGTAAAGTTGGTTAA
- the cbp1 gene encoding CRISPR DNA repeat-binding protein Cbp1: protein MTEGELKEKIKKMYDDGKSIRQIAAEMGMTYSKVRRMLIEQNVKFRGRIADEMVKEIIERGKKGESANKISKEMNMNFNTVLRILRKYNLVKRKRKLSPNETMKIKTDFEQGKSIYQIAKEMKISTNLVVYYLKKYGVYRPSTHELSPT from the coding sequence ATGACTGAAGGGGAGTTGAAAGAAAAGATAAAGAAAATGTACGATGATGGTAAAAGTATAAGGCAAATAGCGGCAGAGATGGGTATGACTTACTCTAAAGTAAGAAGGATGCTAATTGAGCAAAACGTGAAGTTCAGGGGAAGAATAGCTGATGAGATGGTAAAGGAGATCATAGAAAGAGGGAAGAAAGGGGAGAGCGCAAACAAAATCAGTAAGGAAATGAATATGAACTTCAATACAGTCCTGAGGATACTCAGGAAGTATAACTTGGTGAAAAGAAAGAGAAAGTTAAGCCCAAACGAAACAATGAAAATAAAGACAGATTTCGAGCAAGGCAAATCAATCTATCAGATTGCCAAGGAGATGAAAATTTCTACCAATCTAGTAGTTTATTATCTAAAGAAATACGGTGTCTATAGACCATCTACTCATGAACTTTCTCCCACATAG
- a CDS encoding undecaprenyl-diphosphate phosphatase, whose amino-acid sequence MNFIVLGIVLGLVQGISEWIPISSKTQILLVSSFLLGLGFSSGYAFGLFMEIGTIIAAIIYFRKEFMEVILAILGKGTKNDIIMLKYLLTATVVTGLMGVPIYLFVVSLVKGPVIGVPMMILGTVLIIDGITIFFTRRSYVPKKGISELTWKDFVIVGFAQGLAALPGVSRSGMTTSALILLGVKPEEAFRLSFIALIPASLGAIGVTVLFSRHIIANTLGLISYDALGIAILVATVISLILINALLRFARSNKILLLVFSLGALALASGILSSLTGFG is encoded by the coding sequence ATGAACTTCATTGTTCTTGGGATAGTTCTGGGACTGGTTCAAGGGATAAGTGAATGGATACCAATCAGCAGTAAGACACAGATACTTCTGGTCTCTTCATTTCTTTTAGGTCTAGGTTTTTCGTCTGGATACGCTTTCGGGCTCTTCATGGAAATAGGAACAATCATAGCGGCTATAATCTACTTCAGAAAAGAGTTTATGGAAGTTATTCTAGCTATACTCGGAAAGGGTACTAAAAATGACATTATAATGCTGAAATATCTTCTGACAGCAACTGTAGTTACAGGATTGATGGGCGTTCCCATTTACTTGTTTGTAGTGAGCTTGGTCAAGGGACCAGTTATAGGAGTTCCTATGATGATCTTAGGTACGGTGTTGATAATAGACGGGATAACTATTTTCTTTACCAGGAGGAGTTACGTTCCTAAGAAAGGTATTTCCGAGCTGACCTGGAAAGACTTCGTGATAGTTGGATTCGCTCAAGGACTAGCCGCTCTACCTGGCGTGAGCAGGTCTGGAATGACTACTTCAGCTCTCATACTGTTAGGGGTGAAGCCTGAAGAGGCATTCAGACTATCGTTCATAGCACTGATACCTGCATCACTAGGAGCGATAGGAGTTACGGTTCTCTTTTCAAGACATATCATAGCCAATACTTTAGGGCTCATAAGTTATGACGCCTTGGGAATAGCAATACTAGTTGCAACTGTCATCAGCCTGATATTGATAAACGCGTTGCTAAGGTTTGCGAGAAGTAATAAAATCTTGTTGTTAGTCTTTTCACTGGGAGCTTTAGCGTTAGCAAGCGGAATCCTCAGCTCCTTGACTGGCTTCGGTTGA
- a CDS encoding Mrp/NBP35 family ATP-binding protein: MSEGNNPFRLTSPKPARQPRDLRKSPPGVEQSDPKIESRMKQIKHKIAILSGKGGVGKSFVSSNLAMAIAASGNKVGIVDIDFHGPSVPKMLGVRGQFLTADDNGINPVIGPFGIKVVSIDFLLPRDDTPVVWRGAIKHTAIKQFLGDVIWGDLDFLLIDMPPGTGDEALSISQLLPTLDGFVIVTIPSEVSTLAVKKSINFTKAVKTRILGVVENMSYFLCPSDGKPYYIFGEGKGKKMADEMGVPLLGQVPLEPAIAQANDAGEPFFLSHPDSQASKEFLKIADSVVKSLSDKK; encoded by the coding sequence ATGAGTGAAGGAAACAATCCTTTTAGGTTAACTTCTCCGAAGCCAGCTAGGCAACCAAGAGATTTGAGGAAATCCCCGCCTGGAGTGGAACAATCGGATCCTAAAATAGAGTCAAGGATGAAACAAATAAAGCATAAGATAGCCATATTGAGCGGTAAAGGTGGAGTTGGTAAGTCCTTTGTATCGTCTAACTTAGCTATGGCGATAGCGGCATCAGGCAACAAGGTAGGTATAGTGGACATAGATTTCCACGGTCCTTCGGTTCCTAAAATGTTAGGTGTGAGGGGGCAATTCCTTACTGCAGACGATAACGGAATAAATCCCGTCATTGGTCCTTTCGGCATAAAGGTAGTTTCAATAGATTTCCTTCTGCCTCGTGATGATACTCCAGTCGTTTGGAGAGGTGCAATAAAACATACTGCGATAAAGCAATTTCTTGGAGACGTGATATGGGGAGATTTAGACTTTCTCCTTATAGATATGCCTCCAGGTACAGGGGACGAAGCTCTTTCGATTTCCCAACTCTTGCCTACCCTAGACGGTTTCGTCATAGTCACAATTCCTTCAGAGGTCTCTACTCTTGCTGTTAAGAAGTCTATAAATTTTACCAAGGCTGTCAAGACCAGAATACTAGGTGTAGTTGAAAACATGAGCTACTTTCTATGTCCCTCTGACGGCAAGCCTTACTACATATTTGGAGAAGGTAAAGGAAAGAAAATGGCTGATGAAATGGGAGTTCCTCTTCTGGGCCAAGTCCCACTTGAGCCCGCAATCGCTCAGGCAAACGATGCTGGAGAACCTTTCTTCCTTTCACATCCCGATAGTCAAGCCTCAAAGGAGTTCCTGAAGATAGCTGATTCGGTTGTCAAGTCTCTTTCAGATAAAAAATGA
- a CDS encoding adenylate kinase family protein yields the protein MIILVTGTPGTGKSTLAMEISKELSLKLVSVSSLVIERKLYFDYDQLRKSYVMDEERLVKVLKEEVRDGAVVETIYPSVVENPDKVILLRKDPRVLYQELMKRGWSELKSAENAMAEAIGYVASEAWETFKNVCEIDVTNRSVEETKRISMNCEESRKVDWLTEKGIEEFLTFLDNVITRNVEH from the coding sequence GTGATTATACTCGTAACTGGAACTCCCGGTACGGGAAAGTCAACTTTGGCTATGGAGATAAGCAAGGAATTGTCGCTTAAGCTAGTCTCTGTTTCCAGTTTAGTAATAGAAAGAAAATTATATTTTGACTATGATCAGTTGAGGAAAAGTTATGTCATGGATGAAGAGAGACTAGTTAAGGTATTGAAAGAAGAGGTGAGGGACGGAGCTGTGGTTGAGACAATTTACCCTTCAGTTGTAGAAAACCCTGATAAAGTAATACTGTTGAGAAAGGACCCTAGAGTTCTTTATCAAGAATTGATGAAAAGAGGGTGGAGTGAGCTTAAGTCCGCTGAGAACGCTATGGCTGAGGCTATAGGTTACGTAGCTTCTGAAGCATGGGAAACTTTCAAAAACGTTTGTGAAATAGACGTTACCAATAGATCCGTCGAGGAGACAAAGAGAATTTCCATGAACTGCGAAGAGAGTCGGAAAGTAGATTGGCTCACAGAAAAGGGTATTGAGGAGTTTCTAACTTTTTTAGATAATGTTATTACCAGAAACGTCGAACATTAA
- a CDS encoding LysE family transporter, producing MNDIVYLPIGIALGLSIAAPPGPMNALIANSSLKSPIHGTSVGAGAMSADLIFFVITFLIKNVIPKFVLEILYLIGGIYMLFIAFSVMSSKFIPTSRKGNYLVGLSLGLTNPYQILWWLTVGIFMLTQFSLFIAPGFFLGILIWIITFPRLINYLGYKYSKYIKISSFVVIVLFGLFILYEGLVMIV from the coding sequence ATGAATGACATAGTTTACCTTCCTATAGGGATTGCTCTAGGGCTATCCATTGCTGCACCTCCTGGTCCTATGAACGCATTGATCGCAAATTCCTCTCTCAAGTCTCCAATTCATGGTACGAGCGTTGGTGCAGGAGCTATGTCTGCCGACCTCATATTTTTTGTAATAACCTTCTTGATAAAGAACGTTATACCTAAGTTTGTTTTAGAAATTCTTTACCTTATAGGAGGTATTTACATGTTATTCATAGCGTTCAGCGTTATGAGTTCTAAATTTATACCGACTTCTAGGAAGGGGAACTATCTTGTAGGCTTAAGTTTAGGGTTAACTAACCCTTATCAGATATTGTGGTGGCTTACAGTAGGGATTTTCATGTTGACTCAGTTTTCGCTTTTCATAGCACCAGGTTTCTTCTTGGGTATACTGATCTGGATAATTACATTTCCTAGATTAATTAATTATCTAGGATATAAATATTCTAAATATATAAAAATATCGTCTTTCGTTGTAATAGTTTTGTTTGGACTTTTCATCCTTTATGAAGGGCTAGTTATGATTGTATGA
- a CDS encoding cbb3-type cytochrome c oxidase subunit I, whose protein sequence is MEKSNPLVKLVSSIFLLDKDWVTRVTMAMIVLSLVWGILGIIDALMVRIEEASWALFQYLPLSPQEYEGSITLHGIRDLFGFAQQLIFAIFFYFTFKMLNVQPRAKWFFNIGFILFNIAFMLFEGPIILTNQPGFDNYFGATGWYYLAPLGLPGYSLYVASSTWYWGWMLMDIGTYMTSGYLIYHFYQATKTMKEKLPVFLTFGLMIMLLIQIGYAGEVVANVWDLTTFYGLTGMDVIANQVAFGDLWHAIVYITWFPAVASLYLLIPTLSGKPLYSEKAGRISALLYLVFSAGGIGIHHIYMADLPLALKLVVEAITLGVVIPTMMTFFNLWATVKGASIKLNIIALWTATAWAGSIAGGVLGIFNAILANDSVEHETEFIVSHFHQMIYWAIVPAGFAVLYYLIPMMSGKMWYSSKTAWIHYAGYMLGTTMIIVGFSVVGIAGLVRKELIFPLTPTYIFGEVLSTVGAVIADVATIGWLINLVLTIVRGKPANLEGQELPQVINTVAMSMKAPDKIETRQIVTFPLNLIKGLGTHIIHSKKNDK, encoded by the coding sequence ATGGAAAAAAGTAATCCTCTTGTTAAGCTGGTATCATCGATATTCCTATTAGACAAGGACTGGGTCACTCGTGTAACCATGGCTATGATAGTGCTATCTCTAGTGTGGGGAATATTGGGGATCATAGACGCCCTTATGGTAAGAATAGAGGAGGCATCATGGGCTCTGTTTCAGTACCTTCCTCTAAGCCCCCAGGAGTACGAAGGAAGCATAACTCTACACGGAATACGTGACCTATTCGGGTTCGCACAACAGCTGATATTTGCAATATTCTTCTATTTCACCTTCAAGATGCTGAACGTACAGCCCAGGGCTAAGTGGTTCTTTAACATCGGTTTCATTTTGTTTAACATCGCCTTCATGCTATTTGAGGGCCCTATAATACTGACTAACCAGCCTGGGTTCGATAACTACTTCGGAGCTACCGGATGGTACTACCTAGCACCTCTAGGACTGCCAGGATATTCGCTGTACGTAGCTAGCTCGACATGGTACTGGGGATGGATGCTGATGGATATAGGAACCTATATGACAAGTGGATATCTGATATACCACTTCTATCAAGCTACAAAGACTATGAAGGAAAAGCTTCCAGTTTTCCTCACATTCGGTCTCATGATAATGTTATTGATACAGATAGGTTACGCTGGAGAGGTAGTTGCTAATGTGTGGGATTTAACAACATTCTATGGCTTGACAGGGATGGACGTCATAGCAAACCAAGTCGCTTTCGGTGACCTCTGGCATGCAATAGTATACATAACTTGGTTCCCTGCCGTCGCGTCTCTATACTTGCTGATACCTACACTATCTGGTAAGCCATTATACAGTGAGAAAGCCGGAAGGATTTCAGCTCTACTTTACTTAGTGTTCTCAGCAGGAGGAATAGGAATACATCATATCTACATGGCTGACCTTCCGCTAGCGCTGAAGCTTGTAGTTGAAGCTATCACTCTAGGCGTAGTCATACCTACGATGATGACGTTCTTTAACTTGTGGGCTACCGTCAAGGGCGCATCAATAAAACTTAACATAATAGCTCTGTGGACTGCAACAGCATGGGCTGGTTCCATAGCCGGAGGTGTACTAGGCATTTTCAACGCAATACTTGCTAATGATTCCGTGGAACATGAAACTGAGTTCATAGTAAGCCACTTCCACCAGATGATCTACTGGGCTATAGTTCCTGCTGGATTTGCAGTGCTCTACTATTTAATACCGATGATGTCAGGAAAGATGTGGTATTCCAGTAAGACAGCTTGGATACACTACGCGGGATACATGCTAGGGACTACGATGATTATTGTAGGATTCAGCGTAGTAGGTATTGCTGGCTTAGTGAGAAAAGAACTGATATTCCCTCTAACACCAACGTATATATTCGGAGAAGTACTTTCAACAGTTGGAGCTGTGATAGCTGATGTTGCCACGATTGGATGGTTGATAAATCTGGTGTTGACTATTGTAAGAGGAAAGCCTGCTAACTTAGAAGGACAAGAGTTACCCCAGGTAATAAACACTGTAGCCATGTCTATGAAGGCCCCAGACAAAATAGAGACCCGTCAAATTGTCACATTCCCACTAAACTTAATTAAAGGTCTAGGGACTCACATAATACATAGTAAGAAAAACGATAAATAA
- a CDS encoding tryptophan--tRNA ligase: MQDFTVNPWEVKGKVDYDKLIQQFGTQPITDELRERIRKDAGELHVMLRRKVFFSHRDLESVLKDYEEGKGFFLYTGRAPSLGMHIGHLIPFIFTKWLQERFKVNLYIEITDDEKFMRNPDYSLEDTRKWAYDNILDIIAVGFDPDRTFIFQDTEYIRNMYPLATKVAKKMTFSEVKATFGLDFSSNIGIIFYPALQIVPTMFEKKRCLIPAGIDQDPYWRLQRDIAESLGYFKASQIHSKFLPPLTGIEGKMSSSSPDSAIYLVDDKETVRRKVMKYAFSGGQPTVELHRKLGGNTEIDVPFQWLYYFFEEDDKRIEEIKEEYSSGKLLTGELKQILVDKLNSFLERHRENRERAKELVKDFKYEGKLAKAMWEKVHE; this comes from the coding sequence ATGCAGGACTTCACTGTCAATCCTTGGGAAGTAAAGGGTAAAGTGGACTACGACAAGCTCATACAACAGTTCGGAACCCAGCCAATCACCGATGAACTTCGAGAGAGAATAAGGAAGGATGCCGGTGAACTTCACGTAATGTTGAGGAGGAAAGTTTTCTTCTCCCATAGAGACCTTGAATCCGTCCTGAAGGACTACGAGGAAGGAAAAGGTTTCTTTCTCTATACTGGTAGGGCCCCTTCTCTAGGTATGCATATAGGTCATTTAATTCCATTTATCTTTACTAAGTGGTTACAGGAGAGATTCAAGGTTAACCTTTACATCGAGATAACCGATGACGAGAAGTTCATGAGGAACCCAGATTATTCCCTTGAAGACACCAGGAAGTGGGCTTATGATAACATTCTGGATATCATAGCGGTCGGGTTTGATCCTGATAGGACATTCATATTTCAGGATACTGAGTACATTAGGAACATGTACCCTCTAGCTACCAAAGTAGCTAAGAAGATGACTTTCTCCGAAGTTAAAGCTACCTTTGGTCTTGACTTTTCTTCTAATATAGGAATTATATTTTACCCAGCTCTTCAAATAGTTCCTACTATGTTTGAAAAGAAAAGATGCCTGATTCCGGCAGGGATAGACCAAGATCCATATTGGAGGTTACAAAGAGACATAGCTGAATCTCTTGGTTACTTTAAAGCCTCACAAATACATAGTAAATTCCTTCCTCCGCTTACGGGGATAGAGGGAAAGATGAGCTCCTCCTCTCCAGATTCCGCGATTTATCTAGTTGACGACAAGGAGACAGTTAGAAGAAAAGTAATGAAATATGCGTTCTCTGGAGGACAGCCTACAGTTGAGCTTCACAGGAAATTAGGTGGGAACACTGAGATAGACGTTCCTTTCCAGTGGCTGTACTATTTCTTTGAAGAAGATGATAAGAGGATAGAGGAGATCAAGGAAGAGTATTCCTCTGGCAAGTTACTAACCGGAGAACTAAAACAAATTCTAGTAGATAAGCTAAACTCTTTTCTGGAAAGACATCGCGAAAACAGGGAACGAGCAAAGGAGTTAGTTAAGGACTTCAAGTATGAGGGCAAACTAGCAAAGGCTATGTGGGAGAAAGTTCATGAGTAG
- a CDS encoding rhomboid family intramembrane serine protease → MKISFLIIFLIIFGFIIGEVEELLNPFLLLYSEQFNYLVTHGYYYEILTSIFVTNSFFDAAFNVVSMYVIYLLFRSRAGWLEIVVFLVGGIVGNVFSLFYYPPLTLSAGASGGIFAVLSYYIFHDFLKEKEMGIYGLFYLFVIFMISDFVFPNVDMIAHIGGIVSGITLGGAVSLKKDSGKV, encoded by the coding sequence ATGAAGATATCCTTTTTAATAATATTTTTAATAATTTTCGGGTTTATAATTGGTGAAGTAGAAGAATTATTAAATCCGTTTTTGCTACTTTACTCTGAGCAATTCAACTATTTAGTTACTCATGGTTACTACTATGAGATTCTAACTTCAATATTTGTGACTAATAGTTTCTTTGACGCTGCGTTTAATGTGGTTTCGATGTATGTCATTTATCTACTCTTCAGGTCTAGAGCGGGATGGCTGGAAATAGTGGTTTTTCTAGTTGGTGGAATCGTGGGGAATGTATTTTCCTTGTTCTATTATCCTCCACTCACATTGTCTGCAGGAGCCTCGGGAGGAATATTTGCAGTGCTATCTTATTACATTTTTCACGACTTCCTCAAAGAAAAAGAAATGGGAATATACGGGCTTTTTTATCTCTTTGTAATATTCATGATAAGCGACTTCGTTTTTCCTAATGTAGATATGATAGCACATATAGGCGGGATAGTAAGCGGAATTACCTTAGGCGGTGCTGTTTCGCTTAAAAAAGATTCAGGAAAAGTATAA